A window of Pomacea canaliculata isolate SZHN2017 linkage group LG3, ASM307304v1, whole genome shotgun sequence contains these coding sequences:
- the LOC112559453 gene encoding CD109 antigen-like isoform X2: protein MRLMLGQADGLENVVLEPAALDPSKLVETRRSVMVTRDLGLVAPNTTKETDFCFTPTKVGDLPIRVNLTSSVPGDGVEYTLKVEPEGSPQVQTVTVLLDAKPNIMFTKSVPLNFPSTAVQGSQVITVSVSGDLLVPVISNLETILALPNGCGEQNMISFAPDVLVINYLQRTNTYTPALGEQAQQFMLTGYQKELTFQRLDGSFSTWGQTDPSGSMWLTAFVTKCFVHAMALKDNVITIDPKVVRSSLKWITTQQTNDGSFPEPGNVVHKEMQSGSANGEAITAFVLISLAEASNKFKDLDPGEQQGLQNSISRARDFLEARLNALTDPYDLAIVTYALHLARSGSKDLAFQRLQQNAITNNYTKHWERDPATSALNIEMTSYNLLTYILREDVEGAMPILRWLMELQGPKGGFISTQDTVVGLQALAEMAAANHNPVAVPLTVTVSWNSGGQAFKKDLTIDDSTKMLLQTVDVTIVSSNIPPEVLISASTSGTFTGFPEAKVSQMKKLNAFLLSMKIVIAILTL, encoded by the exons ATGCGGTTGATGTTGGGTCAGGCTGATGGCTTGGAGAACGTTGTTCTGGAGCCAGCAGCACTTGACCCTAGCAAGCTTGTGGAGACTCGACGTTCAGTCATGGTGACACGAGACCTCGGTCTT gtGGCACCTAACACGAcgaaagaaacagatttttgcTTCACACCAACAAAAGTAGGCGATCTGCCTATCCGTGTTAATCTTACATCGTCTGTTCCTGGCGATGGGGTAGAGTATACCCTAAAGGTAGAG ccTGAAGGATCGCCTCAAGTACAGACAGTCACTGTTCTCCTTGACGCCAAGCCTAATATAATGTTTACGAAATCTGTCCCTCTGAACTTCCCCTCTACAGCGGTTCAAGGGTCACAGGTCATCACTGTCAGCGTGTCAG GTGACCTGCTGGTACCTGTCATCTCTAATCTGGAAACGATACTGGCTTTGCCTAACGGATGTGGAGAACAAAACATGATCTCATTCGCTCCCGATGTTTTAGTGATTAACTACCTTCAGCGCACAAACACTTACACTCCGGCCCTGGGGGAGCAAGCACAGCAGTTCATGTTGACAG GCTACCAAAAGGAACTTACCTTCCAACGTCTGGATGGGTCATTTAGTACCTGGGGACAGACTGACCCGTCTGGTAGCATGTG GTTGACTGCATTCGTAACAAAGTGCTTCGTTCATGCAATGGCACTGAAAGATAATGTTATCACCATTGACCCCAAGGTAGTCAGATCTTCTTTAAAGTGGATTACAACTCAGCAAACAAATGACGGTTCGTTTCCAGAGCCAGGAAATGTCGTCCACAAAGAAATGCAG AGTGGGTCTGCAAACGGCGAGGCAATAACGGCTTTTGTGCTCATCTCCCTGGCTGAGGCCAGCAATAAATTTAAGGATCTGGATCCTGGAGAGCAGCAAGGC TTGCAGAATTCTATCTCCAGAGCTCGTGATTTCTTAGAAGCACGATTGAATGCGCTAACTGACCCCTATGACCTCGCCATTGTGACGTATGCACTGCACCTAGCTCGCAGTGGCAGCAAGGACCTCGCTTTCCAACGCTTACAACAAAACGCGATAACAA ATAATTACACAAAGCATTGGGAAAGAGATCCTGCGACATCCGCTCTAAATATAGAAATGACGTCATATAACCTCCTGACCTACATTTTGCGAGAGGACGTGGAGGGCGCCATGCCTATTCTACGTTGGCTGATGGAACTGCAGGGTCCTAAAGGTGGCTTCATATCTACCCAG GACACAGTTGTCGGCCTCCAGGCTTTGGCGGAAATGGCTGCTGCGAACCACAATCCAGTTGCAGTACCTTTAACTGTCACAGTCAGCTGGAACTCAGGAGGACAAGCATTCAAGAAGGACTTGACCATCGACGACTCCACAAAGATGTTACTTCAAACCGTAGACGTGACCATTGTG AGCAGCAACATTCCACCTGAAGTACTAATTTCAGCTTCTACTAGCGGTACTTTTACTGGATTCCCAGAGGCAAAAGTAAGTCAAATGAAGAAactaaatgcatttttattatccATGAAAATAGTTATAGCAATTCTCACATTATAG
- the LOC112559456 gene encoding C3 and PZP-like alpha-2-macroglobulin domain-containing protein 8: MQSGSAKGEAMTAFVLISLAEASNKFKDLDPGEQQAGLTRGGDRGVWCTRARGCQGGPALLQNSISRARDFLEARLNALTDPYDLAIVTYALHLARSGSKDLAFQRLQQNAITNNYTKHWERDPATSALNIEMTSYNLLTYILREDVKGAMPILRWLMELQGPKGGFISTQDTVVGLQALAEMAAANHNPVAVPLTVTVSWNSGGQAFKKDLSIDDSTKMLLQTVDVTIVSSNIPPEVLISASTSGTFTGFPEAKVVMQYNINDSTTSEIFQITYQVVKASAKIFTVVVQAKRVDGKQGGMTLLEVGIPTGFSVDTTHPSYSVPNSKLQEQGHRKYILYYDEVNARGVRASLPMSVSQGIPVNTQPVPIKIYDYYEPGGKQQLTVYYQLSKKKVFVCDSVAKYKDCSSGSLPG; the protein is encoded by the exons AGTGGGTCTGCAAAGGGCGAGGCAATGACGGCTTTTGTGCTCATCTCCCTGGCTGAGGCCAGCAATAAATTTAAGGATCTGGATCCTGGAGAGCAGcaagcaggcctgacgagagggggggacaggggggtctggtgtacccgggcccgcggctgtcaagggggcccggccttg TTGCAGAATTCTATCTCCAGAGCTCGTGATTTCTTAGAAGCACGATTGAATGCACTAACTGACCCCTATGACCTCGCCATTGTGACGTATGCACTGCACCTAGCTCGCAGTGGCAGCAAGGACCTCGCTTTCCAACGCTTACAACAAAACGCGATAACAA ATAATTACACAAAGCATTGGGAAAGGGATCCTGCGACATCCGCTCTAAATATAGAAATGACGTCATATAACCTCCTGACCTACATTTTGCGAGAGGACGTGAAGGGCGCCATGCCTATTCTACGTTGGCTGATGGAACTGCAGGGTCCTAAAGGTGGTTTCATATCTACCCAG GACACAGTTGTCGGCCTCCAGGCTTTGGCGGAAATGGCTGCTGCAAACCACAATCCAGTTGCCGTTCCTTTAACTGTCACAGTCAGCTGGAACTCAGGAGGACAGGCATTCAAGAAGGACTTGAGCATCGATGACTCCACAAAGATGTTACTTCAAACCGTAGACGTGACCATTGTG AGCAGCAACATTCCACCTGAAGTACTAATTTCAGCTTCTACTAGCGGTACTTTTACTGGATTCCCAGAGGCAAAA GTTGTCATGCAATACAACATTAACGACTCTACAACCTCCGAGATCTTCCAGATTACCTACCAGGTTGTCAAAGCCAGTGCTAAGATTTTCACTGTAGTCGTACAAGCTAAGCGTGTGGATGGCAAGCAGGGAGGCATGACTCTTCTGGAAGTGGGCATCCCTACTGGCTTTTCTGTTGACACCACTCATCCCAGCTATTCCGTGCCTAACTCCAAGCTGCAGGAACAAGGTCACAGGAAGTACATCTTGTATTATGACGAA GTGAACGCCAGAGGAGTGCGAGCCTCATTGCCCATGTCTGTGTCTCAAGGAATCCCCGTTAACACCCAGCCTGTTCCTATCAAAATCTACGATTACTACGAACcag GTGGCAAGCAGCAGCTAACTGTATACTACCAACTGTCGAAGAAGAAGGTCTTTGTCTGTGACTCCGTTGCAAAGTACAAAGATTGCTCGTCTGGCAGCCTTCCAGGATAA
- the LOC112559452 gene encoding CD109 antigen-like isoform X2 has product MDYNNKSGLSSKFQIPRKLDDEGDDPKSAYEVRVKAIGDVNFDEVAQMTLEEQSFSIFIQTDKAIYKPGQTVMMRILAMNPDLSVLKAPMDVVIKDPKDNLVRQWKQVKEDRTGVVELSMPTSTNPILGNWTIQARILDLNETQIFMIDKYVLPKFEASVHVPKKVLITNEIKGTASAKYTFGKPLTEADVSVVVRLQTTTSAPNISSTGKLDSKGEFAFSFTNAQLLALSSQTFNWQSLESKEAEVIVLVTEESTGHHMDTTATVAFEKYKAKVEFLPITTSSFKPGLPYTVYLSVTKYDGTFFPTSESVNITFVVTTTQDTKTISTVQNLQLNGLLRVQQAFPRNAEKISIQAQMKDYTARKSVDKAYSPSGNFLKVVMDSPEPEVGKNVKFTAFATENVPQIFVQVYTKGIMVNDFLVRSSSQQGDEQFPISFLVEDAMAPNARLLVFYFRPDKEVVADSISFKVKGSSDNPISVKYTDKKVKPGEKVSLKISAKSDSSVFLLAVDKSVQAFERWKRHHTG; this is encoded by the exons atggattacaataataaaagtgggctctcaagcaagtttcag ATTCCAAGAAAACTAGACGACGAGGGGGATGATCCAAAATCTGCCTACGAAGTCCGAGTGAAGGCGATTGGCGACGTTAATTTTGATGAAGTTGCGCAGATGACTTTAGAAGAACAAAGCTTCTCTATCTTCATACAGACAGATAAAGCTATTTACAAACCTGGACAAACAG tCATGATGAGAATATTGGCTATGAACCCTGATCTGTCAGTACTGAAGGCCCCCATGGATGTAGTCATTAAG gaTCCAAAAGACAACCTTGTTCGTCAGTGGAAACAAGTGAAAGAGGATAGAACGGGTGTGGTTGAGCTGAGCATGCCAACGTCCACTAACCCCATTCTGGGAAACTGGACTATTCAAGCCCGAATATTG GACCTTAATGAAACACAGATTTTCATGATAGATAAATATG TCTTGCCGAAGTTTGAAGCAAGTGTACATGTGCCAAAAAAGGTCCTAATCACGAATGAGATAAAAGGAACTGCAAGCGCCAA GTACACTTTTGGCAAACCTTTGACAGAGGCTGACGTAAGCGTTGTAGTGCGACTTCAGACCACAACCTCTGCTCCCAACATCTCATCCACCGGCAAG cTTGATTCTAAGGGAGAGTTCGCCTTTTCGTTTACCAACGCCCAGCTGTTGGCATTGTCCAGTCAAACGTTCAACTGGCAGTCTCTAGAGAGTAAAGAGGCGGAGGTGATAGTCTTAGTGACAGAAGAGTCAACCGGACATCACATGGACACGACAGCGACTGTTGCATTTGAGAAATATAAGGCTAAGGTGGAGTTCCTACCCATCACAACCAGCAGCTTCAAACCGGGGCTTCCTTACACAGTTTAT CTGAGTGTGACCAAATACGATGGCACCTTCTTTCCCACGTCAGAGTCTGTAAACATCACGTTTGTTGTTACAACCACACAAGATACAAAGACTATTTCCACTGTTCAAAATCTTCAGTTAAACGGCTTGCTCCGAGTTCAACAGGCGTTTCCCAGGAATGCTGAAAAGATTTCTATTCAG GCACAAATGAAAGATTACACAGCCAGGAAATCTGTAGACAAGGCCTATTCTCCAAGCGGCAACTTTCTTAAAGTAGTTATGGATTCGCCAGAACCAGAG GttggaaaaaatgtcaaatttacAGCATTTGCAACAGAGAATGTCCCCCAGATATTTGTCCAG GTGTATACGAAAGGAATAATGGTCAATGACTTCTTAGTTCGGTCATCCAGTCAGCAAGGCGATGAACAATTTCCAATCTCATTTTTGGTCGAGGATGCCATGGCTCCCAATGCCCGTCTTCTAGTCTTCTACTTCCGCCCAGACAAGGAAGTTGTCGCCGACAGCATCTCATTCAAAGTCAAAGGCTCCTCAGACAACCCT aTTTCGGTTAAATATACTGATAAGAAGGTAAAACCTGGTGAGAAGGTTTCTCTAAAAATCAGTGCTAAATCGgattcttcagtttttcttctaGCTGTGGACAAAAGTGTGCAAGCTTTTGAAAGATGGAAACGACATCACACAGGATAA
- the LOC112559453 gene encoding CD109 antigen-like isoform X1 — protein sequence MRLMLGQADGLENVVLEPAALDPSKLVETRRSVMVTRDLGLVAPNTTKETDFCFTPTKVGDLPIRVNLTSSVPGDGVEYTLKVEPEGSPQVQTVTVLLDAKPNIMFTKSVPLNFPSTAVQGSQVITVSVSGDLLVPVISNLETILALPNGCGEQNMISFAPDVLVINYLQRTNTYTPALGEQAQQFMLTGYQKELTFQRLDGSFSTWGQTDPSGSMWLTAFVTKCFVHAMALKDNVITIDPKVVRSSLKWITTQQTNDGSFPEPGNVVHKEMQSGSANGEAITAFVLISLAEASNKFKDLDPGEQQGLQNSISRARDFLEARLNALTDPYDLAIVTYALHLARSGSKDLAFQRLQQNAITNNYTKHWERDPATSALNIEMTSYNLLTYILREDVEGAMPILRWLMELQGPKGGFISTQDTVVGLQALAEMAAANHNPVAVPLTVTVSWNSGGQAFKKDLTIDDSTKMLLQTVDVTIVSSNIPPEVLISASTSGTFTGFPEAKVVMQYNINDSTTSEIFQITYQVVKASVKTFTVVVEAKRVDGKQGGNDSSGSGHPYWLFC from the exons ATGCGGTTGATGTTGGGTCAGGCTGATGGCTTGGAGAACGTTGTTCTGGAGCCAGCAGCACTTGACCCTAGCAAGCTTGTGGAGACTCGACGTTCAGTCATGGTGACACGAGACCTCGGTCTT gtGGCACCTAACACGAcgaaagaaacagatttttgcTTCACACCAACAAAAGTAGGCGATCTGCCTATCCGTGTTAATCTTACATCGTCTGTTCCTGGCGATGGGGTAGAGTATACCCTAAAGGTAGAG ccTGAAGGATCGCCTCAAGTACAGACAGTCACTGTTCTCCTTGACGCCAAGCCTAATATAATGTTTACGAAATCTGTCCCTCTGAACTTCCCCTCTACAGCGGTTCAAGGGTCACAGGTCATCACTGTCAGCGTGTCAG GTGACCTGCTGGTACCTGTCATCTCTAATCTGGAAACGATACTGGCTTTGCCTAACGGATGTGGAGAACAAAACATGATCTCATTCGCTCCCGATGTTTTAGTGATTAACTACCTTCAGCGCACAAACACTTACACTCCGGCCCTGGGGGAGCAAGCACAGCAGTTCATGTTGACAG GCTACCAAAAGGAACTTACCTTCCAACGTCTGGATGGGTCATTTAGTACCTGGGGACAGACTGACCCGTCTGGTAGCATGTG GTTGACTGCATTCGTAACAAAGTGCTTCGTTCATGCAATGGCACTGAAAGATAATGTTATCACCATTGACCCCAAGGTAGTCAGATCTTCTTTAAAGTGGATTACAACTCAGCAAACAAATGACGGTTCGTTTCCAGAGCCAGGAAATGTCGTCCACAAAGAAATGCAG AGTGGGTCTGCAAACGGCGAGGCAATAACGGCTTTTGTGCTCATCTCCCTGGCTGAGGCCAGCAATAAATTTAAGGATCTGGATCCTGGAGAGCAGCAAGGC TTGCAGAATTCTATCTCCAGAGCTCGTGATTTCTTAGAAGCACGATTGAATGCGCTAACTGACCCCTATGACCTCGCCATTGTGACGTATGCACTGCACCTAGCTCGCAGTGGCAGCAAGGACCTCGCTTTCCAACGCTTACAACAAAACGCGATAACAA ATAATTACACAAAGCATTGGGAAAGAGATCCTGCGACATCCGCTCTAAATATAGAAATGACGTCATATAACCTCCTGACCTACATTTTGCGAGAGGACGTGGAGGGCGCCATGCCTATTCTACGTTGGCTGATGGAACTGCAGGGTCCTAAAGGTGGCTTCATATCTACCCAG GACACAGTTGTCGGCCTCCAGGCTTTGGCGGAAATGGCTGCTGCGAACCACAATCCAGTTGCAGTACCTTTAACTGTCACAGTCAGCTGGAACTCAGGAGGACAAGCATTCAAGAAGGACTTGACCATCGACGACTCCACAAAGATGTTACTTCAAACCGTAGACGTGACCATTGTG AGCAGCAACATTCCACCTGAAGTACTAATTTCAGCTTCTACTAGCGGTACTTTTACTGGATTCCCAGAGGCAAAA GTTGTCATGCAATACAACATTAACGACTCTACAACCTCCGAGATCTTCCAGATTACCTACCAGGTTGTCAAAGCCAGTGTTAAGACTTTCACTGTAGTCGTAGAAGCTAAGCGTGTGGATGGCAAGCAGGGAGGCAATGACTCTTCTGGAAGTGGGCATCCCTACTGGCTTTTCTGTTGA
- the LOC112559452 gene encoding CD109 antigen-like isoform X1 — translation MTIGGSVLFHTTQADEQRAAAFKERVLEPHFSSSTMTCVPVFVLFLVTTTGFALSQNSASPVTYRVTFSSRMRPGMTLPVSVHLLQDGDSAEVFVTLRNIKSKAVKASASSLRVYGGGNPQVINMIIPRKLDDEGDDPKSAYEVRVKAIGDVNFDEVAQMTLEEQSFSIFIQTDKAIYKPGQTVMMRILAMNPDLSVLKAPMDVVIKDPKDNLVRQWKQVKEDRTGVVELSMPTSTNPILGNWTIQARILDLNETQIFMIDKYVLPKFEASVHVPKKVLITNEIKGTASAKYTFGKPLTEADVSVVVRLQTTTSAPNISSTGKLDSKGEFAFSFTNAQLLALSSQTFNWQSLESKEAEVIVLVTEESTGHHMDTTATVAFEKYKAKVEFLPITTSSFKPGLPYTVYLSVTKYDGTFFPTSESVNITFVVTTTQDTKTISTVQNLQLNGLLRVQQAFPRNAEKISIQAQMKDYTARKSVDKAYSPSGNFLKVVMDSPEPEVGKNVKFTAFATENVPQIFVQVYTKGIMVNDFLVRSSSQQGDEQFPISFLVEDAMAPNARLLVFYFRPDKEVVADSISFKVKGSSDNPISVKYTDKKVKPGEKVSLKISAKSDSSVFLLAVDKSVQAFERWKRHHTG, via the exons ATGACAATTGGTGGGTCAGTTTTGTTTCACACAACTCAAGCAGACGAACAGAGAGCAGctgcttttaaagaaaggg TGTTAGAACCTCATTTTTCAAGTTCAACCATGACGTGTGTACCTGTCTTCGTGCTGTTCCTGGTGACAACAACTGGGTTCGCATTATCACAGAACAG TGCATCCCCCGTCACCTACAGAGTCACATTTTCCTCGCGCATGAGGCCAGGTATGACGTTACCTGTCAGTGTGCACCTGCTCCAAGATGGCGACTCGGCGGAAGTGTTTGTGACACTTCGCAACATCAAAAGTAAAGCAGTGAAAGCGTCAGCATCGTCTCTTCGTGTATATGGAGGAG gcaaTCCACAAGTCATCAATATGATA ATTCCAAGAAAACTAGACGACGAGGGGGATGATCCAAAATCTGCCTACGAAGTCCGAGTGAAGGCGATTGGCGACGTTAATTTTGATGAAGTTGCGCAGATGACTTTAGAAGAACAAAGCTTCTCTATCTTCATACAGACAGATAAAGCTATTTACAAACCTGGACAAACAG tCATGATGAGAATATTGGCTATGAACCCTGATCTGTCAGTACTGAAGGCCCCCATGGATGTAGTCATTAAG gaTCCAAAAGACAACCTTGTTCGTCAGTGGAAACAAGTGAAAGAGGATAGAACGGGTGTGGTTGAGCTGAGCATGCCAACGTCCACTAACCCCATTCTGGGAAACTGGACTATTCAAGCCCGAATATTG GACCTTAATGAAACACAGATTTTCATGATAGATAAATATG TCTTGCCGAAGTTTGAAGCAAGTGTACATGTGCCAAAAAAGGTCCTAATCACGAATGAGATAAAAGGAACTGCAAGCGCCAA GTACACTTTTGGCAAACCTTTGACAGAGGCTGACGTAAGCGTTGTAGTGCGACTTCAGACCACAACCTCTGCTCCCAACATCTCATCCACCGGCAAG cTTGATTCTAAGGGAGAGTTCGCCTTTTCGTTTACCAACGCCCAGCTGTTGGCATTGTCCAGTCAAACGTTCAACTGGCAGTCTCTAGAGAGTAAAGAGGCGGAGGTGATAGTCTTAGTGACAGAAGAGTCAACCGGACATCACATGGACACGACAGCGACTGTTGCATTTGAGAAATATAAGGCTAAGGTGGAGTTCCTACCCATCACAACCAGCAGCTTCAAACCGGGGCTTCCTTACACAGTTTAT CTGAGTGTGACCAAATACGATGGCACCTTCTTTCCCACGTCAGAGTCTGTAAACATCACGTTTGTTGTTACAACCACACAAGATACAAAGACTATTTCCACTGTTCAAAATCTTCAGTTAAACGGCTTGCTCCGAGTTCAACAGGCGTTTCCCAGGAATGCTGAAAAGATTTCTATTCAG GCACAAATGAAAGATTACACAGCCAGGAAATCTGTAGACAAGGCCTATTCTCCAAGCGGCAACTTTCTTAAAGTAGTTATGGATTCGCCAGAACCAGAG GttggaaaaaatgtcaaatttacAGCATTTGCAACAGAGAATGTCCCCCAGATATTTGTCCAG GTGTATACGAAAGGAATAATGGTCAATGACTTCTTAGTTCGGTCATCCAGTCAGCAAGGCGATGAACAATTTCCAATCTCATTTTTGGTCGAGGATGCCATGGCTCCCAATGCCCGTCTTCTAGTCTTCTACTTCCGCCCAGACAAGGAAGTTGTCGCCGACAGCATCTCATTCAAAGTCAAAGGCTCCTCAGACAACCCT aTTTCGGTTAAATATACTGATAAGAAGGTAAAACCTGGTGAGAAGGTTTCTCTAAAAATCAGTGCTAAATCGgattcttcagtttttcttctaGCTGTGGACAAAAGTGTGCAAGCTTTTGAAAGATGGAAACGACATCACACAGGATAA